TACTTTGTAAAGAAATATGTGCTGCTTGAAAATTAGACCATAATGATCTAAACCAATCTCCACGAAAAGCCATAGGTTTAATATCAGATCTTAATGATCGTTGATGAAAATCTTTCATAACTCCAACTATTTGTAAGTTTTCTTCATCATAAACCAAGGTTTGTCCTATTGCATCTTGTGGAGATTTAAACTTGTAAAATTTTCTTGCAGCTTCATTTATTACCAGTTCTTTTACGGTATCATTTCTTTGTACACGACCCGCTAATAATTCAATTTCAAATAATTCTAAAAATTGGGTATCACCTGACATAAATTGAATTTCTCCATACACTTCTTTGCCATCTACCATTCTATTCATATCAGTTGAATTAATACTTGTTGATGCTGGTGGATGACCACCAAGACTAATACTTTTAATAGCTGGAATTGATGATAACTGCTCTTTATACAATTTAATTTTATCGAAACTATCTTCTTCAAGCGGTTTATACACAGAAACAATTGCATCTTTTTTGAAACCCATATCCTTATTCAGTAAAAAATTAATTTGTTTCCCTACCAAAAGTGTAGCAATAATAAAAACCTGTGCTATTGTAAACTGAAATACTGTTAAAAATTTTCTTAACTTAACTTTACTATCTCCAACTCCTAAATGATTTTTTAAAACAGCAGTTGTATTAAATTTTGACAAAACCATTGCTGGATAAAATCCTGATAAAAAAGTAACTACTATTAATAGTAAAACAATTCCTATAACAACAATTGGTACAGTAAATAATTGAAAACTTAAACCTGCAGGCACAAAATCTGAAAATACATTTATTAACCATTTAGAAAGTGCTATTGATAAAATTGAAGATGTTAAGACTAGCAAAAATGTTTCGCCCATAAACTGACCAATTAATTGTTTTCTAGAACTTCCTAACGTTTTTCTGATTCCTATTTCTTTGGCACGTTGTGCAGCTTGAGCCGTATTTAAATTGATAAAATTAATGCAGCCTAACAGCAATAAAAATATGGCAACAAAAATTAAATTTTTTAAAAGTGGTTTACTTGCTCTTCCTTCAGACCAATCGTATAAACCATAATTATCATTAAAGTGTAAATCTGCTAATGGTTGTAATGAGAATATGCGTTCTTCTCCATATTTTATATCATCTTCATCTCTATGTTCTTTAGCAATTAGTTTTAAAGTATTATTAATTGATTCTTTTTTTGAGTTGGTATTTAATTTTACAAATAATTGCGAATTAGAATTTGTATTTCTCCAATTTTTATTTAAAAAATTGCTACGAAGTCTTGTTTGTAAAACGGTTGAATGAGAAATAAATTCTTGAAAAACAAAATCTGACCTGCCTTTGAAGTTCTCTACAATTCCAGTAACTTTTGCATTTATAGAATCATTGTAAATTAAAGTTTTACCTATTATTTCTGATACGTTTGTATTAGGGAAATATTTTGAAGCACGTCTTTCTGTTAAAATTACTTCATTAGGGTTTTGTAAAGTATTATTTTCATCACCTGCTATAAATTTATAATTAAAAATTTTAAAATAATCTTCATCAGCATAAACCACAAATTCTGGTAATTTAAAGGTTAAATTTTTAGTTCTATTTTCAACCTTCATTGGTCTTTCAACATAAAACTCGCTTATAACATCAAAATTAGTATTCTCTTGTATTGCACCTTTTAAAGCCAATGTAACTCCGGAATTAGAAAAATTTCCATCTTGCGTTTTAAAATCAGTAACAATTCTGTAAATTTTATCTCCATCTTTATGAAAATTATCGAACGTATATTCGTAATACACCATTAAACCAATCACAAAAGAAGCACTAAAACCAATGGTCAATCCAATAATATTGATAAATGAAAATACTTTGTTTTTCAAAATATTTCTGAAAGCTATTTTTATATAATTTTTAAACATTTCCTTTTGATTTTTTTGGTTCTGATTATTGGTTTATAACT
The DNA window shown above is from Polaribacter sp. Hel_I_88 and carries:
- a CDS encoding FtsX-like permease family protein, which codes for MKNKVFSFINIIGLTIGFSASFVIGLMVYYEYTFDNFHKDGDKIYRIVTDFKTQDGNFSNSGVTLALKGAIQENTNFDVISEFYVERPMKVENRTKNLTFKLPEFVVYADEDYFKIFNYKFIAGDENNTLQNPNEVILTERRASKYFPNTNVSEIIGKTLIYNDSINAKVTGIVENFKGRSDFVFQEFISHSTVLQTRLRSNFLNKNWRNTNSNSQLFVKLNTNSKKESINNTLKLIAKEHRDEDDIKYGEERIFSLQPLADLHFNDNYGLYDWSEGRASKPLLKNLIFVAIFLLLLGCINFINLNTAQAAQRAKEIGIRKTLGSSRKQLIGQFMGETFLLVLTSSILSIALSKWLINVFSDFVPAGLSFQLFTVPIVVIGIVLLLIVVTFLSGFYPAMVLSKFNTTAVLKNHLGVGDSKVKLRKFLTVFQFTIAQVFIIATLLVGKQINFLLNKDMGFKKDAIVSVYKPLEEDSFDKIKLYKEQLSSIPAIKSISLGGHPPASTSINSTDMNRMVDGKEVYGEIQFMSGDTQFLELFEIELLAGRVQRNDTVKELVINEAARKFYKFKSPQDAIGQTLVYDEENLQIVGVMKDFHQRSLRSDIKPMAFRGDWFRSLWSNFQAAHISLQSNSSENLKNSLAKIKNVYKEVYPDTNMRLEFLDETIAKFYNREQKVSKLLNWATGLSILISCLGLLGLVIYSTNRRVKEIGVRKVLGASLWQINTILCKEFLILVAIAFAIAAPIAWYGTYNWLQNFAYKTSISFWVFVVSAFAMILFALIIISAKTLQAANANPVNSLRSE